In one Scyliorhinus canicula chromosome 3, sScyCan1.1, whole genome shotgun sequence genomic region, the following are encoded:
- the LOC119963643 gene encoding LOW QUALITY PROTEIN: arpin-like (The sequence of the model RefSeq protein was modified relative to this genomic sequence to represent the inferred CDS: inserted 2 bases in 1 codon) yields the protein MNYFLRSRLYDDQPVRRRPLLPEPRAGRWEPEALQGGPGVMLEGTLSSVSHHHIKPTGSRPERYFILYVQPTKIHKRKFDSAGVEIEPNFSETKKVNTGYLMSSFKVEAKGQTDQILVDELKRLINKPELLRISEKHTPDQSLAFWIPEXEMENIELEIGDGLRLKTRGDSPFI from the exons ATGAATTATTTTCTCAGAA GCCGGCTGTACGATGATCAGCCTGTGAGGCGGCGGCCGCTCCTCCCGGAGCCGCGGGCCGGCCGCTGGGAGCCGGAGGCGCTGCAGGGGGGCCCAGGGGTGATGCTGGAGGGAACGCTGAGCTCGGTGAGCCATCATCACATCAAACCCACTGGCAGCAGACCGGAACGTTACTTTATTCTTTACGTTCAGCCAACAAAAATTCACAAAAGGAAATTTGATTCAGCTGGGGTGGAGATAGAACCGAATTTTAGTGAAACCAAAAAGGTCAACACTGGCTACTTGATGTCTTCCTTCAAAGTGGAAGCAAAGGGACAAACAGATCAGATTTTAGTGGATGAGCTGAAGCGTTTGATTAATAAACCCGAGCTGTTGAGAATCTCTGAGAAGCACACACCTGATCAGAGCTTGGCATTCTGGATCCCGGA AGAGATGGAAAATATTGAGTTGGAGATTGGAGATGGACTACGTCTGAAAACGAGAGGGGACAGTCCTTTTATTTGA